AATTCAAGGTTCCATCTTTTTTCTGTACCAAAACCTTGAACTAAGTATAGGCAAGGAGgttgttaattattaaatgagACTGTATGAGGTCATTGCTTGTGCCTAAATAATAAtgtggaattaaaaaaaaaagatttgtgATCTATGAATTATTACCTAGTTACTTTTtcatactgtttttttttatgttgatgataaaataatgctgaataatattatatcaagcATAATTAAagagaactaaataaaaaataaaatgtaacattcaACGTTACCACTTACTTACCTTAGTTTAGTTAAGTTGGTGATTTCTTCAGGAAGAGCAACCAGCTCATTTCCCCGAGCGCCGAACGTGTCTAGTTTCTCCAACTTCCCTATTTCCTTGGGTATCTCCCGCAGCTGTATTTTGTTGCACCAGAACGCCTCCAAGTTTTCAAGTTCACCAATTTCCGGGATCAAAACCTTCAGAGGATTGTAGCTAATGTTTAAATTCACCAAATTTTTTAAGTTACCAATCTCCGGCGGGAGAtgcgttatattattataatctagcGTCAATGTTGTTAAGTTCACTAGCTGAGTTATTTCCTGCGGGACCActgttattttgtttctatGCAAATACAAATGTTCGACATCGGAACAGGTGTAAAGCAAATCCGGGATCTCAATGATTTCGTACGCGTTCAAACTCAGCCGGGATTTCTTTTTGACTATAGCCTGTTCGATAAGGGCCAGTATATGGTTTTCacgaataaattttaatattgcactcatttttgtatctatttttgGTTACATTTCTATTGCGTTTTTGAATTTGTTGTGAATGTGACAGGTGTGCCTAGGTCGCAAGTTTAtggtaaataaacataaaaatctgattgaaaaacaCCAGAGCAGGAAAGGGAGATCAAGTTACTCTTGGCAAAAAgagatagaaataaaacatcgtTGACAATCAGGAAAAGAGCTGGAACGCAATCTTGACATTATATAACTGTGTGTTGCaagctttataaaattatttgctacCTTTTATAACTAACTAAGTGGAACCAACCTAAAATAGAAACTTGTATACGCAGTCAAgtacaaagttattaaataatataaggcTACTGTAAAAGGCCCATGAACAAATGCCTATTAAATATTGCAGCCAGATTATGAGAACATTTTCAACCGCCCAGATGTTCATTTTCATCCTGCAATAAAGTTTCAGTGTAAAGGATCGTTGCCACTGTATCGATTTTCCGCGGTAATTGTGAAAATGGCTGGCTTTTATCGCagcttaaataattaaacagatACAACTTAAATATCAACATTAGAAGTGAATTAAAATATGGAAATCAATAATTTCCCTTAGTAATATCATAAAAGGTGGTTTAGATCGATAAGTTTTTCAGTGTGATCGGAAGCAAAGAGATCAACATGCAGTcatgtgtttttaaattaatattttctttgatattaAGTTTACAGTTTTACGATGCAGATGCTAATGGTAAGAAATTGTTGGAAATGTAGTTTGAAACGCATCACTAACcatattttcatttgtttatatacgtatttcataaataaacataaggAGTAGGTATTTTAATTGACCTTGGTTTAACTCCTGTTAATCCAATAGACGTGTTGTAGTGTGCAATTAAAAAGCACTAATTGGCTTGTTAGAAAGTTATGTGATAACATTAACACAGTGTAATAAGCACTAAAGTTGGGAGCCAGTTTAAACGGCAACTTCCAGACTCAGTGGTGGTTTAAATGAAGCGGCACTTTAAAGTCAATCACTTTTATTACTGATTTATCACAATTCTTAGCATAATTCTTTAAAACACGAAactaaaaaaacttaacaaagaaaactcaaaatggcggataataGAAAGAAGTTCCAGAAATACAAGATGGCGTGATATAGAGCCGCGGAGGATTTTACAGCACGTCCGTACGCTTCGGTGGTCGGGGCGCTCTCTCTCTCACCGCTCGCAATGGCTGCGCTGGCGCGcgaggttgcggcggtcgggagGAGTGGTCGTTCACGCGCTCTCATTGGGCGACATCGTGACGTTGCAACCACAGAGTAGTCATACCATAGACTAGTTACGTTACTTTTTAATACCCCCGCGCTACATCCTCCCCCTCTAGCCTAACAAAGTGCCCTCACTGTTGGGCTAGTCTAGATTAATAGCGCGATCTGCCACAATCGCGTTTGTCGCGAACGGGAATCTCTACTTGGCCTGCGGAAGGCGTGAGGTGCGAAACGTGATATTGCCCTACGTTCGCCCGAGTCCGTACGCTCTCCAGACCGTGAGTTGTTGAGCTGATAACTTTACCTATCTTATCTTAACTTATATAACTAAACTTATAACTTGCCTAGTGTAATCAGAGAAGGTGTACTCGTATCAGCGGTCAGACCGTGGTCTCCCCCTAGAGGGTTCGTCGGACTCCATGTCCTCGATACTCATACGTACCTCTGGGGTCCATCGGCTGACTGCTGCGAACACTGCTGCTTCTCTCTGGCCTATCGATACTGATCATGCATAAGTCACACTCGTCCTGGTCGCCTGCACTAACGGGTCGCGAAATGGTACCTGCAACTACCTGTGAGCGACGGGGTGTGTACTCAATGCTGAGATCGAACTCTCGCAAAATCGGGGCCCATCTGGCCAGTCTACCGCTAGGTGACCTCTGACCCGTCAGCCACCCTAAGGGCTGGTAGTCAGTCCTAATAATGACCTTCGCGGTTTTCAAATACCCGCGGAACTTACCGAGTGCCCACACGACGGCAAGAGCCTCTCGCTCAGTCGTTGAGTAGTTCCTCTCGGCACTAGTGAGTAGTCGACTCGCGTACTCGATTGGCTGTTCGTCGTGGCCCTCCCCCTGCATGAGAACAGCCCCTAGACAATAGGCGCTGCTATCAGTGCAAAGGATAAACGGCTTTGACGCGTCCGCCTGGCGGGGATTAGGAGCGGAAACGAGCAGAGACTTGATGCGCTCATACGCCTCCTGTTGTTCGGTGCCCCATTGCCAGGCACTCGACTTCTTCAAGAGGTTCGTGAGGGGTCTCGCGATTCCTGCATAATTACTGATAAAGCGTCGATACTTACACGTCATGCGCAAGAAACACTCTAGTTGCTTCACGTTCTGCGGAGCAGCCAGGTTGGCGACAACTGCAGCCTTGTCTGCATCGACCTTGATCCCGCCTCTTCGACGTGAACTTACCTTATTACGACGACGCGCAGCGCCCTTCGACGCGGGTACATCGCGCGCGGCTCGCGGCGCGCGGTCTTCAATGAACGCATTGGGCGTACGCCGCCGCACGGGGGTAAACTTACCTTCACGCGGTCGCGGTGCTGGGTCATCGGCAGAAGCGGTGTGCAATAGGCCGGCGTTGACACTATTGTTCGAACCTAAGGTGTAAGTACACACTAAATTATAACGTCGTTTCGGACTGTCCGAGAACGACCATGTACGTCGGGCGACGTCTATTACCATGCCGGCCCGGGCTAAGAAATCTAAACCTAAAAGGGTCCTAGTATTCCTACCAGGCAACACTAGGAGCTGGCATCTTACTCGACGGCCTACAACTACAACATCTGTCTCGGCTGACAGCAAGTTCCTCCATCCTTGTGTGCCGTCGGCTAGGCGCACGAAACGTTTCGTTTCGGTAAAGCGAACTCCCGAGTTAACTAAGATTCGGTGTAAGAGCGGGCTCGCTATGCTATGCGTGGCGCCGGTATCTACAACGGCCACGCCCCTACGGCCCTCGACACTAATATTCACCATCGGGTGATCGTCGCGCGTACTTAAACATGCACTCGTAATGCTAACACACGACTCGGTATTAACCCTACTAGTGTAAGTACAAGAATTATTCCTAACATCGACGTTATTCCTACAAAAATCTACATCAAGTTTGTTGAAAGATATTTTGTCGTCGGACTTCGACGATGTGTTCACGCAAACATCACATTTCGACCTCACGACTCCCTGCTTGCCACATCCATAACAACGTACCTCCCTAGGTGTTGTATTACTATTTTTGCTAGCCTTCTCGCGATTACGACACTCGTCGCTAACATGCCCAAAAAGCCTACAGAAACTACAACGCGGTCTACTTCTGTTGTTGCAACGTGACGAAGTCGCGCCCGTGGTCGCGGAACTCGATTGCGTGAGAACACGGTCGGTAGTAGGTTCCACCGATGTATCGgtcgaattattattattgctaacTTTAACAGATTTAGCCTTAGACGATTTGTAGGTATCCTCCGCGATCCTAGCCTTATGTAAAAGGTCGTCTAACCCACGAACACTATCTCGCGGCACACGTTTCACTACGCGTCTATGTAATAAGCCGTAACAAATGTCCGTTTGTAACGTCTGATCTAGAGTGTAAGGCAACCTAGCGATTAACGCGCGCACTCTACATATAAATGACTCCGCACGTTCTTCCTGTTGTTCCTTCGCGAAGATCTCGCGCAGGATGAGGTGCGCGGACTGCGCGACGCCATAGGTCGCACGGAGGCGCGCGGTCGCGTCCGCCCATGTAGTTACCGACGCTTTTACGCCGCGCCACCACACGGCGGCTTCGCCCTCAAGGAGCATGGGTAGTCCACGCAGGGCGTGTTCGTCGCTCACTGCTGCGCACTCCTTGTAGATCTCGACGGCGTCCAGGAATGCTTCCAGGACCTCAGCGTCCGGGGAGGTCCCGTCGAATCTCGCCGTGCACTTCACGAAGTTTGCCTCGCTGCACGGCGGCGCTGCGACGGCGGTACCACCGCCGGTCGCGTTGGAAAATGGAGGAGGCCCGACTGGGGTGGAAGCTCTGAAGTCGCCGCCGGATCCCATCAGCGTGTTAACGAGACTTCTGTTAGCCTCCACCTGCGCACGCGTAATCGTTTCGATCAGCGTGGATAGAAACTCTTGGGTGAAGTGGGGAGCAGGTTCTGTCGGCCTCGAGCCGGCGCTCGCGGCTACGTCCGCGTGGCCGCGCTCGGCGACGATCTCCTCTTCAGTGAGAGTGATGTTCCCTTCATCTCCCTGTTGTTGACGGAGGGTTTCCCCTCTCCTAGTTGTCGGCATCTTCACGCTTATGTAACGGTCGTAACGGTTCGGCCTACTAGTTGGGCGCCAGTGTGATAGTCACTAAGCTGGGAGCCAGTTTATAAGGCAACTTCCAAACTCAGTGGTGGTTTTATAACGAAACACTTTACAGTCAAATCACTTTTAATGTCTATTTACATAATTCTTAACATAATTTTCCGAACCTGAGACTTACAAACTTTATAAAGAAAACTTGATTCACAAAATGGCGTCGAATCGAAAGTTCTAGATTACAAGATGGCGTGATATAGAGCCGCGGAGGATTTCTCAACACGTCCGTACGCGTCGGTGGTCGGGGCGCTCTCTCTCTCACCGCTCGCAATGGCTGCGCTGGCGCGcgaggttgcggcggtcgggagGAGTGGTCGTTCACGCGCTCTCATTGGGCGACTTCGTGACGTCGCAACCACAGAGTAAACACACCATAGACTAGTtacgttgtttttttaatgccCGCGCTACAACagttaattaacattattacttgACGTGACCTCTCTGACCCAACatgaaaatacaaagaaaataatagagCTAGAGGtttctatttctttattttatgaattaactTTAGGTATATTTTCTGGCATGTTTTAACAGATATTATTACTAAACAATAATGCTAATAAaactttctttataaaaataaaacaacaacatcaTACTAAACTTAATTCCGCAAAGGGGTAAACAGAGCCgtacattaaataaacaagcatttttataaagttaacTACGTACTTTCAGTTTTTGAACATACAGCGAGCtcaatattattacttaatacaATCGAAACCTCTTATAATACTTTGTATTATGATATAGGAATCAAGCACGAAACACACAATAAACACAGAACCAACGAGAAAGATTACAAAGAACGTGAACGTATCTTGATGGTGAAAATATTTTCAGGTTCTCAAAACAAGAGCTCTCATCATCTCCGGAGACTGGGTGATGATGGATACTTCAAGTCGAAGCCATCATACCGATCTTTCCAACCGGTATCCATTCGGTATCACAAATCAACCTACCCGAGACCGGATGATCGATCAGACTATGATATAACTTCGTATGATACGGAGTATGGAGGAGTGGTCTCCAATTTTACGTCTTCCATTTATGATGATAATCCTCAGTTGTATCCTAATCCGGAGTTTGTGGCGCGGAGTAATCAGGGTGAGTTacttttataaagtttaaaagaaCATAGTGTACACCgtgttcttattttatttaccatgtttatgtgGACAAAAAAAGAGGCTCTTCATTTGATTTAACGATAGATTGTCAGGTATAGTTTGCACAACTATGTATGTACTCTGTACTTATTCCAATTTAAACACAAACTGAGATATTTTAGCAAACTTAAACCCAGATTTCACACTCAGCAACACTCttcaaataaacagacacagctacaataaatgttttattttcagttataaGTAAGAATTCAGACAACAAGGTAGATATTGAGCCAGATCTTCCTGACGATTCTTTAGCTGATGCAGATCTgaaagaacataatattatagatagTGTGACGTATTTGTATGGATTCAACAACTGCCATGGAGTTAGGAACGAGTGGATGATCTTGGTGAGTTAATTTCTTCCTATCCTAGAAATAtccttgtattttttatggaataggtgagAAACGAGCAAACTAGTCACCTGCTGGAAAGCGATTagagccgcccatggacacccgcaacaacAGAGTTTATTATTTAGTGGTGATGGATGCTGAGAAAAAATGCAGTTACCCTTTGCATTATTAGTCTTTCTTTCTTAAAGATCGATgttttatctatttaatttacGAAGGCACAATGAGGTAGAAGATTCTTGAGGCAGTGTAAAAAAAATCTGACGTCAATTATATCTCTTTCCATAACAGATCTTCATCACAAGTGGCATAGCTGTCGTATTACTGATCAGTGCAGTAATGTGGCTCATGTGGAGCGAGTACGCAGCCGAGTTCCGTCGCAACAGCAAGTTGTATCCCATTAACATTAACCTGTGCTGCTGTTTGGCTGCCTGTACCATTATTTACATACAGGCTGTGATGGTGAGttgctaaaattataatattcacgTATCTAATATTACTTTTCATTGAAAGTGTAGGTCTAGACTACGACTCCATAGCCGTAGTTGACCGAAaagagctgcgaactacctagtgggtttaccggggctcctgttcgaagggcaggagtaggaacgtggtgatttttagtcagtaagagtctgccactccgtctcgcctcgcccgtggcgggagaagacattggatgattttccccctttaaaaaaagttgacCTCGTTTGCTTTCTCGTCTTTTCTAACTTAAATatctaaacaataataacacaatTGTAAACTTATAACACTTCTATTCCTCCACAGGGTGTATCATCTCCCTCCCAATGTGAGAGGATAGCCCTCCTCCTGCATTACACGCATGTCTCTTGTGCTATGTGGATAGTAGCACTTGCGGCTGCAGTAGCAGAGTACTGTGCTTGTGACACTCTGTTGCCACTAAAGTACAATTACCTGCTGGCCTATGGAGTTCCTGCTGTGGTTGTCATGGTGAGAATAAACACATaatcttacaaataaataaataaagtatttacataattattgctCTTAGTTGTCTCGTTAAAGTCTTTGTCTATTATTGATGGTTCTTATCCTTTCCAGTTCAACTACGCTCTCTCAATGGAACACTATGAAATTAAGCACTACTGCTGGATGTCCATCGAAAAAGGCATGGTTATGGGATTCATGGTACCAGCTATGATTCTCATCCTAATAAACACAGCCATCATCATTTTAGGCCTACAAAGTGTTAATAAAAAGCAGGCGGAAACGTTAACTGCAAAGATACAAGAGTTAGTTGACCATCACATAGCTAATTGGCCAAAAACTGATGGCCAAATGGACGACAAAAATGGTAGTATTGACACGTTAGACAATATCTACACTCCAGGCAGCAGTAGGAAGAACACGGATAGTTCTGAAACCCTCGATAAAGATTATAATGGAAGCGAAGACGATTGCCATTACGTGAACATCGCTATACCTGGGGAAAATGGTGAAACTGGCAGTGAGGTAAGTTGTTACTACAGacaaatataaatgtatcaATGACAGTAGTTTTTGTGCAGtgttaaaaatactttc
The Spodoptera frugiperda isolate SF20-4 chromosome 17, AGI-APGP_CSIRO_Sfru_2.0, whole genome shotgun sequence DNA segment above includes these coding regions:
- the LOC126911634 gene encoding uncharacterized protein LOC126911634 — protein: MPTTRRGETLRQQQGDEGNITLTEEEIVAERGHADVAASAGSRPTEPAPHFTQEFLSTLIETITRAQVEANRSLVNTLMGSGGDFRASTPVGPPPFSNATGGGTAVAAPPCSEANFVKCTARFDGTSPDAEVLEAFLDAVEIYKECAAVSDEHALRGLPMLLEGEAAVWWRGVKASVTTWADATARLRATYGVAQSAHLILREIFAKEQQEERAESFICRVRALIARLPYTLDQTLQTDICYGLLHRRVVKRVPRDSVRGLDDLLHKARIAEDTYKSSKAKSVKVSNNNNSTDTSVEPTTDRVLTQSSSATTGATSSRCNNRSRPRCSFCRLFGHVSDECRNREKASKNSNTTPREVRCYGCGKQGVVRSKCDVCVNTSSKSDDKISFNKLDVDFCRNNVDVRNNSCTYTSRVNTESCVSITSACLSTRDDHPMVNISVEGRRGVAVVDTGATHSIASPLLHRILVNSGVRFTETKRFVRLADGTQGWRNLLSAETDVVVVGRRVRCQLLVLPGRNTRTLLGLDFLARAGMVIDVARRTWSFSDSPKRRYNLVCTYTLGSNNSVNAGLLHTASADDPAPRPREGKFTPVRRRTPNAFIEDRAPRAARDVPASKGAARRRNKVSSRRRGGIKVDADKAAVVANLAAPQNVKQLECFLRMTCKYRRFISNYAGIARPLTNLLKKSSAWQWGTEQQEAYERIKSLLVSAPNPRQADASKPFILCTDSSAYCLGAVLMQGEGHDEQPIEYASRLLTSAERNYSTTEREALAVVWALGKFRGYLKTAKVIIRTDYQPLGWLTGQRSPSGRLARWAPILREFDLSIEYTPRRSQVVAGTISRPVSAGDQDECDLCMISIDRPERSSSVRSSQPMDPRGTYEYRGHGVRRTL
- the LOC118277025 gene encoding uncharacterized protein LOC118277025; its protein translation is MQSCVFKLIFSLILSLQFYDADANGSQNKSSHHLRRLGDDGYFKSKPSYRSFQPVSIRYHKSTYPRPDDRSDYDITSYDTEYGGVVSNFTSSIYDDNPQLYPNPEFVARSNQVISKNSDNKVDIEPDLPDDSLADADLKEHNIIDSVTYLYGFNNCHGVRNEWMILIFITSGIAVVLLISAVMWLMWSEYAAEFRRNSKLYPININLCCCLAACTIIYIQAVMGVSSPSQCERIALLLHYTHVSCAMWIVALAAAVAEYCACDTLLPLKYNYLLAYGVPAVVVMFNYALSMEHYEIKHYCWMSIEKGMVMGFMVPAMILILINTAIIILGLQSVNKKQAETLTAKIQELVDHHIANWPKTDGQMDDKNGSIDTLDNIYTPGSSRKNTDSSETLDKDYNGSEDDCHYVNIAIPGENGETGSEPNLAQAAKAMHDKSLLNMLYMDNISWKWTWNTEGNELKTYLNLCLVLEPFFAINWVMGVVAIENAAHWSTPTIYLILVVVMYIYLTTTICTTLPIVRPKTTAPCCEAVISEPTLTRNRTTDSIPLLDPTIQQPIVTPAPADTISTISI